From a region of the Candidatus Jettenia caeni genome:
- a CDS encoding cobalt ABC transporter ATP-binding component, with product MGVIGPSGAGKTTFFWHLNGLLKPNSGYVEVLDRTLAEHKNINEVRRHVALTFQQVNDQLFCSSVWEEIAFGPRNLGWSKQKTHETVEKWLAYFELKEVSLRPPHHLSGGQKRGVALAAAMAMEPQLLILDEPANDLDHKNRRRLITYLKGLPIAIMVASHDLHLILEVTQRCVLMDKGKIVADKPTNELVHDEYALKQYGMEAIRR from the coding sequence GTGGGAGTAATCGGACCAAGCGGGGCTGGCAAAACTACTTTCTTCTGGCATCTGAATGGTTTGCTAAAACCCAATTCAGGATATGTGGAAGTGCTAGACCGCACTCTTGCTGAGCATAAGAACATTAATGAAGTCAGACGTCACGTAGCACTGACGTTTCAACAGGTAAACGATCAGCTCTTCTGTTCTTCCGTCTGGGAAGAAATTGCCTTTGGTCCGAGAAATTTAGGTTGGTCAAAACAAAAAACCCACGAGACGGTAGAAAAATGGTTGGCATATTTTGAATTGAAGGAAGTAAGCCTTCGGCCTCCGCATCATTTATCCGGCGGGCAGAAACGGGGTGTTGCTTTAGCCGCTGCAATGGCTATGGAACCGCAATTGTTGATCCTTGATGAGCCGGCAAACGATCTTGATCACAAGAACCGGCGCAGATTAATTACCTATCTCAAAGGTTTACCAATAGCCATTATGGTGGCTTCTCATGATTTACATTTAATTCTGGAAGTTACACAACGATGCGTTCTCATGGACAAAGGAAAAATCGTGGCAGACAAACCTACCAATGAATTAGTTCATGATGAATATGCATTAAAACAATATGGAATGGAGGCAATAAGGAGATAA
- a CDS encoding cobalt ABC transporter permease component — MDISPPSTRLGTILILLILTGLGLLNNLFYLLICLVSINVLAAFVVRKTFITAWHCKGVLIFFLLTGVTLLWTEEGRSLAPVLITKMLSMWLWVVTWISWVGFERILLTFEKLKVPSVLIHIVAFTARFLPILSERLKMMLAAQASRGAKKGIHPLQLRNIAEGIGCLLLASFEQAENVERAMQSRGFSGMLPSLAEDTVAVPYGSLSFLFILMCIVWFGVICYVLCYPCQEFIFQISRWRAGAI, encoded by the coding sequence ATGGATATATCTCCTCCTTCAACACGGCTTGGCACAATACTTATTTTACTAATTCTCACAGGACTTGGGTTGCTCAATAATCTCTTTTATCTTCTCATTTGTCTCGTGAGTATTAATGTATTAGCTGCGTTCGTGGTAAGAAAAACGTTTATCACCGCATGGCATTGTAAGGGTGTATTGATTTTTTTCCTGCTAACGGGTGTAACTTTACTTTGGACAGAGGAGGGACGTTCTCTTGCCCCTGTCTTGATAACGAAGATGTTGTCTATGTGGTTGTGGGTCGTCACCTGGATTAGCTGGGTTGGTTTCGAACGAATCTTGTTAACCTTTGAAAAGTTAAAGGTACCGTCTGTTTTGATACATATAGTAGCATTTACTGCGCGGTTTTTACCAATCTTATCAGAACGGTTAAAGATGATGCTTGCCGCACAAGCATCCCGTGGGGCAAAAAAGGGTATACATCCTTTACAATTGCGCAATATTGCGGAAGGAATCGGCTGTTTGCTATTAGCAAGTTTTGAACAGGCTGAAAACGTCGAACGAGCCATGCAATCCCGCGGGTTTAGCGGTATGTTACCTTCCCTTGCTGAAGATACCGTTGCAGTTCCTTATGGTAGTTTGTCTTTTCTCTTTATTCTTATGTGTATTGTATGGTTTGGAGTAATTTGCTATGTCCTGTGTTATCCGTGCCAGGAATTTATCTTTCAGATATCAAGATGGAGGGCTGGCGCTATCTGA